A window from Drosophila kikkawai strain 14028-0561.14 chromosome 2L, DkikHiC1v2, whole genome shotgun sequence encodes these proteins:
- the LOC108070941 gene encoding uncharacterized protein — protein sequence MMASTPPIPVVFENGTVLGSMGHERSASRSLVPVPSSALPLVVPEVVINSTQNISSLHSRRVRHDISKAHSPGIVGRTLSKEDVNLGHETQLDTQPERLDEECQFDQFILNPTISESSVCESSPCSELRPCSQMPPAPAQTLEMLNSSVSSRSDSECKRIRKTLEAKAKRTSTALSVHTTSAPTVPNGYPPQYTAIFLDPHHHPDGTALLANDHIQGPGVAPPFVNGNSVNGTDSSRYLHYHQYCHSRPIIGSLGLGLTHQHQHLSPHHERRTLLDVAVPLPRNNEIIPLACNNLPVVSRSRSNVNVGCSLRKWFSRPSLPFVIGIFALGGVACTLGGIVLGSTGLIEHSTQYLSAALLMIGIGVSLLVISGAIWRLSLPDDDECTCFRRMESCRNCNSPQCNNRVLSGSYIYPEFHHRPPPPSYLTSINEYAFFYHHTPCSSTATAAYVGINTPPPMYHSTYSLNASAPVNRSARFSLSQASEYSTDDQLAAVASRTAVSQTSFKEESIEAIPEAELFIKGIEGQPQYKEDELD from the exons ATGATGGCCTCAACCCCACCCATCCCCGTTGTCTTTGAAAACGGTACAGTGCTGGGATCCATGGGTCACGAGCGGTCTGCCTCGAGGTCTCTAGTGCCCGTTCCGAGTTCCGCATTGCCGCTTGTTGTACCGGAAGTTGTGATTAATTCAACCCAGAACATCAGCAGTCTCCACAGTCGCAGAGTCAGGCATGACATCTCTAAGGCGCACAGCCCTGGTATCGTGGGACGAACCCTTAGCAAAGAGGATGTAAACCTAGGCCATGAAACTCAGCTGGATACCCAACCCGAAAGACTCGATGAAGAATGTCAGTTCGATCAGTTTATTTTGAACCCCACTATCTCAGAGAGTAGCGTTTGTGAGTCCAGCCCTTGCAGCGAACTACGGCCGTGTTCCCAGATGCCGCCTGCGCCAGCTCAGACACTTGAGATGTTGAACTCGAGCGTCAGTTCACGATCAGACTCCGAGTGCAAGAGGATCCGGAAGACTCTTGAGGCCAAAGCTAAGCGCACCTCTACTGCGCTCTCTGTGCACACAACCTCAGCTCCGACTGTCCCAAATGGGTACCCACCCCAGTACACAGCCATTTTCCTAGACCCCCACCATCACCCCGACGGAACTGCGCTACTTGCCAATGACCATATTCAAGGGCCAGGAGTTGCACCGCCATTTGTAAACGGCAACTCAGTGAATGGCACCGACTCCTCCAGATACTTGCATTATCACCAGTACTGTCACTCGAGACCCATAATTGGCAGCTTGGGACTTGGACTGAcgcaccagcatcagcatctTTCTCCTCACCATGAACGCAG GACGCTTTTGGACGTTGCTGTGCCTCTGCCCCGGAACAACGAAATAATTCCTTTAGCCTGCAATAATTTACCTGTAGTATCGAGGTCCAGATCAAATGTAAATGTAGGCTGCAGCTTACGAAAGTGGTTCTCTCGCCCATCGCTGCCTTTCGTAATCGGCATTTTCGCTCTTGGCGGGGTAGCATGCACCCTTGGAGGTATTGTGTTAGGCAGCACGGGTCTTATAGAGCACTCAACTCAATATTTAAGTGCGGCTCTCTTGATGATTGGAATTGGTGTTTCATTATTGGTAATCTCCGGAGCTATTTGGCGACTCAGTTTGCCAGACGACGATGAGTGTACCTGCTTCAGACGTATGGAAAGCTGCCGCAATTGCAATAGTCCGCAATGCAACAATCGGGTATTATCTGGCAGTTACATATATCCAGAATTCCACCATCGCCCGCCACCGCCATCCTATCTGACCTCGATCAACGAATACGCTTTCTTCTACCACCACACTCCGTGTTCATCGACGGCAACAGCAGCCTATGTAGGAATAAATACTCCACCTCCGATGTATCATTCTACGTACTCCCTCAA TGCTTCAGCTCCCGTTAACCGTTCGGCAAGATTCTCATTGTCGCAGGCGAGCGAGTATTCCACGGATGATCAACTCGCAGCCGTTGCCTCCAGGACGGCTGTCAGCCAAACATCTTTTAAGGAGGAATCTATCGAGGCGATACCGGAGGCTGAACTTTTTATAAAGGGAATAGAAGGGCAACCTCAATATAAAGAAGATGAGCTCGATTAG